From the Musa acuminata AAA Group cultivar baxijiao chromosome BXJ3-7, Cavendish_Baxijiao_AAA, whole genome shotgun sequence genome, one window contains:
- the LOC103990617 gene encoding uncharacterized protein LOC103990617, whose amino-acid sequence MAKFNVIQKQRRASVQDRKRAVHGDPNTRKLKLRTPPVSVSGKRKRKLFKKWRREQKEAMEKGLVTMEDVEMAVAEGSSEGTSMKPKVKFHLKKGSMLKLKRSRGKGKSKRKSLKSPSAPVDSMVE is encoded by the exons ATGGCGAAATTTAATGTGATCCAGAAGCAGCGGAGGGCGAGCGTCCAGGATCGGAAGCGGGCGGTGCATGGGGATCCCAACACCAGAAAGCTGAAGCTGCGAACTCCCCCCGTCTCCGTCTCCGGCAAGCGCAAGCGGAAGCTCTTCAAGAAATGGCGGAGG GAACAGAAGGAGGCGATGGAGAAGGGTTTGGTCACAATGGAGGACGTCGAGATGGCGGTGGCTGAGG GGTCTTCTGAGGGCACCAGCATGAAGCCTAAGGTGAAGTTTCATTTGAAGAAGGGTTCCATGTTAAAACTCAAACGATCAAGAGGCAAAG gtaaaagcaaaagaaaatctcTCAAATCCCCGTCTGCACCGGTGGATTCTATGGTTGAATGA
- the LOC135642013 gene encoding secretory carrier-associated membrane protein 4-like, protein MSRDPNPFDEEDVNPFASGSAPGSNSRLSTLASKAFGFGNKNDATVDIPLDTVNDAKKSETELAAWEENLKRREMDIKRREDSLTRAGVTVEDKNWPSFFPIIHHDIAKEIPVHAQRLQYLAFASWLGIVLCLSWNVIAVIVCWIRGGGVKIFFLAIIYALLGCPLSYVLWYRPLYRAMRTNSAFKFGWFFLFYLIHIGFCILAAIAPPIVFHGKSLTGILAAIDTFSDHALVGIFYLVGFGLFCLEILISLWVLQKVYMYFRGQQ, encoded by the exons ATGTCTCGCGATCCCAATCCGTTCGACGAAGAGGACGTGAACCCGTTCGCG TCCGGTTCTGCTCCTGGATCTAATTCTCGACTGTCTACACTGGCATCAAAAGCCTTTGGATTTGGGAACAAGAATGATGCGACAGTCGACATACCATTGGACACAGTGAAT GATGCAAAGAAAAGCGAGACGGAACTTGCTGCATGGGAAGAGAACCTGAAAAGGAGGGAAATG GACATTAAACGAAGGGAGGATTCATTGACAAGAG CTGGTGTTACTGTTGAAGATAAGAACTGGCCATCATTTTTTCCTATCATTCACCATGATATAGCCAAGGAAATCCCAGTCCATGCTCAGAGGTTGCAATACCTAGCATTTGCTAGTTGGCTAG GCATTGTCCTCTGTCTATCATGGAATGTTATTGCTGTGATTGTTTGCTGGATTAGAGGAGGAG GTGTCAAAATCTTCTTCCTTGCAATTATCTATGCTTTGCTTGGATGTCCTCTTTCGTACGTCCTTTGGTACAGACCTTTGTATCGTGCAATGAG GACTAACAGTGCATTTAAGTTTGGTTGGTTTTTCCTATTCTACCTG ATCCACATTGGTTTTTGTATCCTTGCTGCCATTGCTCCTCCAATTGTGTTCCATGGGAAGTCATTAAC GGGAATCCTTGCAGCAATTGATACCTTCTCAGATCATGCGTTGGTTGGG ATCTTCTACCTGGTTGGCTTTGGTTTGTTTTGCTTAGAGATACTTATAAGCTTGTGGGTACTTCAG AAAGTTTATATGTACTTCAGAGGGCAGCAGTGA
- the LOC135642999 gene encoding transmembrane 9 superfamily member 2-like: MDTMRAALLCVLMLAPGFRVGADGRDHRYKEGDHVPLYANKVGPFHNPSETYRFYDLPFCSPDHVTEKKEALGEVLNGDRLVDAPYELNFREEKRSKSLCKKALSKKDVEKLRDAVSKDYYFQMYYDDLPLWGFLGRIKKDKTDSSKSKYLLFKHIHFEILYNGDHVIEINVQADPNLSVDITDDKEINVEFSYSVSWKKTEVPFEKRMEKYSKSSFLPHHLEIHWFSIVNSCVTVLLLTGFLATILMRVLKNDFNKYSHDEESIEDQEETGWKYLNGDVFRFPKNKSLFSSIIGSGTQLLALTIFIFLLALVGVFYPYNRGALFTALVVIYALTSGIAGYTATSFYMQLEGTNWVRNLLLTGCLFCGPLFLTFCFLNTVAIVYSATAALPFGTILVILLIWALVTSPLLVLGGIAGKNSQTEFHAPCRTTKYPREIPQLPWYRSAIPQMMMAGFLPFSAIYIELYYIFASVWGHKIYTIYSILFIVFIILIIVTAFITVALTYFQLAAEDHEWWWRSVLCGGSTGIFIFFYCIYYYQARSDMSGFMQTSFFFGYMTCICYGFFLMLGTVGFRASLLFVRHIYQSIKCE, from the exons ATGGACACGATGAGGGCAGCGTTGTTGTGTGTTTTGATGCTGGCTCCTGGATTTAGGGTTGGAGCTGATGGGCGGGATCATAGATACAAGGAGGGGGATCATGTTCCTCTTTATGCTAACAAGGTCGGACCTTTCCACAATCCGAG TGAGACCTATAGGTTCTATGACTTGCCATTCTGCTCACCAG ATCATGTGACTGAGAAAAAGGAAGCCCTAGGAGAAGTTCTAAATGGTGATCGTTTGGTTGATGCACCGTATGAGTTGAATTTCCGTGAGGAGAAACGATCCAAGTCTCTTTGTAAGAAAGCTTTGTCAAAAAAAGATGTTGAAAAACTCAGAGATGCTGTCTCAAAGGATTACTACTTTCAGATGTACTATGATGATCTGCCTTTATGGGGATTCTTGGGCAGGATCAAGAAGGATAAGACTGACTCGAGCAAGTCCAAATACTTGCTCTTTAAACACATTCACTTTGAAATCCTTTATAATGGTGATCATGTGATAGAAATTAATGTCCAAGCAGACCCAAATTTGTCTGTGGACATCACGGATGATAAGGAAATCAACGTGGAGTTCTCTTATTCTGTATCATGGAAAAAAACTGAGGTTCCTTTTGAGAAAAGGATGGAGAAGTATTCAAAATCATCATTCTTGCCTCATCACTTGGAGATCCACTGGTTCTCTATCGTTAACTCATGCGTAACAGTCCTCCTCCTGACTGGGTTCCTCGCCACTATTCTCATGCGCGTGCTCAAAAACGATTTCAACAA ATATTCTCATGACGAAGAAAGCATTGAAGATCAAGAGGAGACTGGATGGAAGTATCTTAATGGAGATGTTTTCCGATTTCCAAAGAACAAATCTTTGTTTTCATCCATTATTGGATCTGGAACTCAGCTCCTTGCTCT TACGATATTCATCTTCCTCCTTGCACTTGTTGGAGTATTCTACCCGTACAATCGGGGAGCTCTATTCACTGCACTTGTTGTAATCTATGCTCTTACTTCTGGCATTGCTGGGTACACAGCAACATCCTTCTATATGCAGCTTGAAGGGACTAACTGG GTGAGGAATTTATTGTTGACTGGTTGCTTATTTTGTGGACCTCTGTTTTTGACCTTCTGCTTCCTAAACACTGTTGCTATAGTGTATAGTGCCACGGCAGCCTTGCCATTTGGTACTATTCTTGTGATTCTTCTTATATGGGCACTTGTGACCTCTCCTTTGCTAGTGTTGGGTGGTATTGCTGGTAAAAACAGCCAAACAGAGTTCCATGCTCCATGTCGCACCACAAAGTATCCAAGAGAAATACCTCAACTTCCATGGTATCGAAGCGCCATACCTCAGATGATGATGGCAGGGTTTCTTCCATTTAGCGCTATTTACATTGAACTTTACTATATATTCGCCAGCGTGTGGGGTCACAAAATTTATACAATATATAGCATCCTTTTCATCGTTTTTATCATCCTTATCATTGTCACAGCATTTATCACAGTGGCATTGACATACTTTCAGCTTGCTGCGGAGGATCATGAGTGGTGGTGGAG ATCTGTTCTTTGTGGAGGCTCCACTGGTATATTCATTTTTTTCTACTGCATATACTACTATCAAGCAAGATCAGATATGTCGGGCTTCATGCAAACATCGTTTTTCTTTGGTTACATGACTTGCATCTGCTATGGATTCTTCCTCATGTTAGGAACTGTAGGCTTCCGCGCATCTTTACTCTTTGTGCGGCACATATATCAGTCGATCAAGTGTGAGTAG
- the LOC135643000 gene encoding uncharacterized protein LOC135643000, whose amino-acid sequence MAGGAPPSSGGPTVSSSSSSSSSGLPPPPPPPKILLAKPAGAAAAQRLGREDDPSAVVHRSRNAAQPGSLNLFSESWEFHTDRILPFLTENSDFTVIGIIGPPGVGKSTIMNELYGFDGSSPGMLPPFATHSDETRAMAKHCTTAIELRVSAERLILLDAQPIFSPSILVDMMRPDGSSAISVLNGEALSADLAHELLGVQLGVFLASVCNVLLVVSEGIHEFNMWQLMLTVDLLKHGIPDPSLLTSAYTQRSNSGLDKENKGNDQATSEEFLAAPVFVHSKLQNKDLAPSKTLLVRKALLKFFGSSSFKVNNSRTSSLNKTAEDLDSEQPYLFLLPMKVQHNLRKPQFESYLSMIGKLRDEILSMNGHPFARNITEREWLRNSAKIWELVKKSPTIADYCRTLQGSGLFRK is encoded by the exons ATGGCGGGCGGAGCGCCGCCTTCCTCCGGGGGTCCTACagtttcctcttcctcctcctcgtcttcttcgggccttcctcctcctccgcctcctcccaaGATCCTCCTCGCCAAGCCAGCCGGTGCCGCGGCTGCTCAAAGGTTGGGCCGCGAGGACGACCCCTCCGCCGTCGTCCACCGGTCCCGTAACGCCGCCCAGCCCGGCTCCCTCAACCTATTCTCCGAATCCTGGGAGTTCCACACTGATCGGATCCTCCCG TTTTTGACCGAGAATTCCGATTTCACTGTGATTGGAATCATTGGTCCACCTGGAGTTGGCAAATCAACTATCATGAATGAACTTTATGGCTTTGACGGAAGCTCGCCAG GAATGCTACCACCTTTTGCTACACACTCTGATGAAACTAGGGCAATGGCGAAGCACTGTACCACGGCAATTGAATTAAGGGTTTCAGCTGAACGACTTATACTTCTTGATGCCCAG CCAATATTCAGCCCTTCTATATTAGTTGATATGATGAGGCCTGATGGTTCATCTGCCATTTCTGTTTTAAATGGAGAGGCCTTATCAGCAGATTTAGCCCATGAATTACTTGGGGTTCAG CTTGGCGTGTTTCTAGCATCTGTTTGTAATGTTTTGTTGGTTGTCTCAGAAGGAATTCATGAATTCAACATGTGGCAGCTTATGCTTACG GTTGATTTATTAAAGCATGGGATACCGGACCCATCTTTACTGACATCTGCTTATACTCAACGTTCTAATTCTGGACTAGATAAGGAAAACAAAGGAAATGATCAGGCTACAAGCGAAGAATTCTTGGCTGCCCCTGTTTTTGTTCATTCTAA ACTACAAAATAAGGATTTAGCACCTTCCAAGACTTTGCTGGTGCGGAAGGCTTTGCTGAAATTCTTTGGTTCCTCCTCTTTCAAAGTCAACAACAGCAGAACTAGTTCCCTGAACAAAACGGCAGAGGATTTAGATTCTGAGCAACCATACTTGTTTTTACTTCCTATGAAAGTTCAACACAACTTACGAAAACCTCAGTTTGAAAGCTATCTTTCAATGATAGGGAAGCTACGAGATGAA ATATTGTCGATGAATGGTCATCCATTTGCAAGGAACATCACTGAGCGTGAATGGTTGCGTAACTCGGCTAAAATATGGGAATTAGTAAAGAAATCCCCAACAATTGCTGATTATTGCAGGACACTTCAGGGTTCAGGACTATTCAGGAAGTAG